AGGTAGGCGACTTAATAATTAAAATTTTTAATTTAATTGGAATGATCATATTAGCAATACCTAAAATTCCAAATAGGTTAAGAGGAATCAGCACAGCAGATATTAAAGATAAGGTTGATACTGACTCTATTAAAGAAAATATTTCTAAAATTAAAAATGATACCCGAATAAAAGAAGGAATTTCAAAAATCTCCACAAAGGAAACTCCTCAGACAAGTAAAATTATTGAAAAAGACGATGCTGGTGGCACAAAAGTTCCTAAATCACCTATTTCATCAGGTGAATTCACATCTGAAGAAAAAGAAAGAACAGTTTTCATACTTCAACTATTATCTGGTGGATTTTTAGTTGTATCTATGTTATATCTATTTAATTTCTTAATGTTCTTTTTATATGCTGTTTTTTCAATTATTTTAGTTGGAAGTACAATATATTTACTGTTTAATAAGGTTAAATTAATGTACACTGCTGATTTTAATGCATATCGTGACTTTTTTTTGATGTATACTGCTGTAGGGATAATATTAGTTTTAGTGGGAAGTAACCCTGCATTTGTCATGTCATTTTCATTTGAATTTTTACCATCACTGTCTATCCTTATTTTTGCATTAATAGCAGTTGTAGCCGTATTTTTAATTTTCAGAATAAGATATCATCGAAATTTCACTTATGGGACTGTAATTGAAACTGGTAAAAAAACTGCTTATGTAAAAGTAGAATATGATATATGTTCCAATGTGAAACCAGACATTTATGTTGTAGATAACAGTTTCGGTGCAAAAGATGGTGATACTGTCAAAGTACAGATAGAAGAGTCAATTATGAGTATGGGTGGAAATAAACCTTCTATGATAACTGAAACTTTAAAATAAAAAATTTATTATTTTTTTTTATACAATTGTAATGGAATATTGGTGCCTATTTGATACAACAACATCATCATAAGGATCTAATGTCCTAACGTCTATTGTGTACCCTAAATTTGCAACTGAATGTAATGCTCCATTAAATATTGTTAAATTAGCTGCTGGTTGGAGTGTTTTATCAACATTAATTTGGATTGTTAAGTTTTGACCAGAACCAAGTATTTGTACATCTGTAACTCTAAAGGGTTCTACGCTACGGTTTAAAAATACGAGGTCAGATATGGTGTTTGTAGCTCCATATCTTGCTGCTGCTGAAACACTGTTTAATTCCATGGCGTCTCCAATATAACCTGCAAAAACCAGTACTAAAATTAGCATAAATGCAATAATTAGAACGAATTCTATGGAAATTTGGCCTCGTTGATCCATTTTCATATTATTAATGTTTTTAGCTACTGAAGTATATTCTTTACTATTTTGATAATTAAATAATATTTTCTCATGTATATTTATTCACTTAAATAATAATTCTAAAGCATTTAATAAGATTTTCCAAACATATATAACTGTTATTGTGACAAATTATATATCAATTATAATAATATTCATTTAAGAAATGGGGATAAAATATTGGGATTTAGAAAGGACTCAGAAGGACAGATATTTTCTATAGATTTGCTACTTGCACTGATACCGCTAACTATTATAATAGGTATGGCTGCAGCAGATATGGATAATATACTATATTTAACTCAGGGAGCTGTTTTCCAGAGTTCTACTGATAGGGTAGCTGCAGATACCATCACTACACTTCTTGAAACTTCAGGAGATCCTGTTGATTGGGAATTAAATGGAACTCCAAGAATTCCTGGCCTTGCAAACTATGATACAGTGAAGAAATTACCAATAGAAGGCACGGTAGACCCGATTAAGCTCGCTGAGCTTAATCAAACACACATGGTTAGTCTTATAGGTGATTCTTATAATTATTTTTTGAATGTATCCAGGGTGGACACTGGAGTTAACATAAAAACTATTGGGACATATAACAGCAGTGCAAAAAATATTGTAAGATATGAACGTTTCATATTATATGGCTACTTAAACGTAGTTTCTTCTGCAAAGAATTTGATTAGATATAACCCTGGTCCTCCACGAGTTTATACTAGTCCGCCTAACCCCTTCCCAACAAATAAGAATTATCTTCAAGTCTTTGACTACTGGGTTTTAGTGGTTAATAAGGGATATAATTCAGCTACAGTTGAAATTAACAATAATAGGGTAATAGACCCCAGTGATTTTAC
This portion of the Methanobacterium sp. genome encodes:
- a CDS encoding DUF2101 family protein; translation: MKIFTKVGDLIIKIFNLIGMIILAIPKIPNRLRGISTADIKDKVDTDSIKENISKIKNDTRIKEGISKISTKETPQTSKIIEKDDAGGTKVPKSPISSGEFTSEEKERTVFILQLLSGGFLVVSMLYLFNFLMFFLYAVFSIILVGSTIYLLFNKVKLMYTADFNAYRDFFLMYTAVGIILVLVGSNPAFVMSFSFEFLPSLSILIFALIAVVAVFLIFRIRYHRNFTYGTVIETGKKTAYVKVEYDICSNVKPDIYVVDNSFGAKDGDTVKVQIEESIMSMGGNKPSMITETLK